The proteins below come from a single Nitrosospira sp. Is2 genomic window:
- a CDS encoding FecR domain-containing protein has translation MNNPQEGLRRSVSACKHSAVVLLILAAALFNSVFDASAAELCTPAIALVVSVQGIVEVRRSQEKNWQPAVLNHSLCPSDMIRVRQHSRAALRLSNESVLRLDQKTTLVLGGADGERQTLLEMLTGAIHVLTRTPKPFKINTPFLNAGVEGTEFLIELDQDQAKLVMYEGKLSASNSHGSIILADNEAAVVPRDQAPRKETIVRPMDAVQWALFYPAIISYQLDEQPDDEPATQHLRIAIDRYEHGRIAEALAALHDVPEGEHSPRFLIYRAGLLLSAGRSNEASADIAQALRIEPGNSDAYALQAVIATVQNDNERALAIATHAVELNPASFAAWLALSYVQQARFRIEEALEGAKKAVELDPENALGWARLAELQMAAGYPERAVKAAQQAVRLKPDLARTQTVLGFTHLVQIDTGAANAAFSRAVELDQTDPMPRLGVGLARIREGALEAGRIELEIAASLDPANSLIRSYLGKAYFEERRYPLAGTQFDLAKERDPNDPTPWLYDGIMKQTRNQPVEALRDIQKSIELNDNRAVYRSRLLLDQDQAARGSSLARIYDNLAFGNRAIVETAKSLTIDPANHSAHRFLSDTYADTPRYEVARVSELLQAQLLQPVNVNPVQPRLAVADLNIITGTGPARAAFNEFTPLLERNKPQFVASGVIGNQSTRGDEAVLSALYGRASVSVGQFHYNTDGFRQNNDQKHNIYNAFVQYSVTPRFNVQAEVRTRQTEHGDLLLNFNPAVFTPDRRKLDEDTARIGARYSLSPNQDLILSGIYTDRKEALINVPDNTFAGTNVTDTTTTKSRGYQAEAQYLLRGERYNVTTGGGAYQIDASKGERLDFGVPCPQFMECNLGLRNFRRERYSGYLYTNINLPGNITGTIGGNYVSLKDGTNFEIDKFNPKFGLQWDITRRLRLRLAWFETVKSALIANPTLEPTQVAGFNQLFDDVNGTTARRRGAGLDAVVSENLYAGVEISDRNLGVPFFSDNLTYSRTESQQEKLYRAYLYLLPHPYFSAKGEFQFEKFARDASTTGPYGIETASAPVNVSFYHPSGVFAKMTTTYVHQKVKSRTGENSGVDDFVLLDAAVGYRLSNRRGILSLEGRNLLDEDFFYRNVNFQASEPVYYQRFTPHRTLFLRVTLNF, from the coding sequence GCCCTGGTCGTTTCCGTGCAGGGGATAGTAGAAGTTCGCCGCTCCCAAGAAAAAAACTGGCAGCCGGCGGTACTGAACCATAGTCTTTGCCCAAGCGATATGATCCGCGTACGGCAGCACAGCCGTGCAGCGCTGCGGCTCAGCAATGAAAGCGTGCTCCGGCTGGACCAGAAAACCACGCTCGTGCTTGGGGGGGCGGATGGAGAGCGTCAAACGCTGCTGGAAATGCTCACGGGCGCGATACATGTACTGACCAGGACGCCAAAGCCCTTCAAAATAAACACCCCGTTCTTAAATGCCGGCGTCGAGGGAACCGAATTTTTAATTGAGCTGGATCAGGACCAGGCAAAGCTGGTGATGTACGAGGGCAAGCTCTCGGCCAGCAATAGCCACGGAAGCATTATCCTCGCGGACAATGAGGCAGCGGTTGTCCCCAGGGACCAGGCGCCGCGGAAAGAAACAATCGTGCGTCCGATGGATGCCGTCCAATGGGCGTTATTCTATCCGGCGATTATCAGCTATCAGCTCGACGAGCAGCCAGACGACGAACCCGCAACGCAACACTTGCGTATTGCTATTGACCGGTATGAACACGGCAGAATTGCGGAAGCGCTCGCGGCGCTCCATGATGTGCCTGAGGGCGAGCACTCGCCTCGCTTCCTGATCTACCGCGCCGGGCTCCTTCTGTCGGCCGGTCGCAGCAATGAAGCCAGCGCAGATATCGCTCAAGCGCTGCGAATCGAACCCGGCAACAGCGACGCCTACGCGCTGCAAGCCGTGATCGCCACCGTGCAGAACGATAATGAGCGGGCGCTCGCCATTGCCACCCATGCGGTCGAGCTGAATCCAGCCTCCTTTGCCGCCTGGCTGGCATTGTCCTACGTGCAGCAAGCCCGCTTCAGGATCGAGGAAGCGCTGGAAGGCGCAAAAAAGGCGGTCGAGCTTGACCCAGAGAATGCCCTCGGATGGGCGCGGCTGGCTGAGTTGCAGATGGCTGCCGGTTATCCGGAGCGGGCCGTCAAGGCTGCGCAACAGGCTGTGCGACTCAAACCGGATCTCGCCAGAACGCAGACCGTTTTGGGCTTTACCCACCTCGTCCAGATCGACACCGGCGCGGCAAACGCCGCTTTCTCCCGCGCGGTCGAGCTCGACCAGACCGATCCCATGCCGAGGCTTGGTGTTGGCCTTGCGAGAATACGCGAAGGTGCTCTTGAGGCCGGCCGGATTGAGCTTGAGATTGCCGCCAGTCTCGACCCCGCAAACTCCCTCATCCGCAGTTATCTCGGGAAAGCATATTTTGAAGAGAGGCGCTATCCCCTCGCGGGAACGCAGTTTGATCTGGCAAAAGAACGGGACCCCAATGATCCCACACCCTGGCTTTATGACGGAATCATGAAACAGACCCGGAACCAGCCGGTGGAGGCTCTGCGCGATATTCAAAAGTCCATCGAGCTGAACGATAACCGGGCAGTCTACCGTTCTCGGCTATTGCTTGATCAGGATCAGGCGGCGCGCGGCTCCAGCCTGGCGCGCATCTACGACAATCTCGCTTTCGGGAACCGCGCGATTGTGGAAACAGCTAAATCATTGACTATCGACCCTGCTAATCACTCGGCGCATCGATTTCTCTCGGACACCTACGCAGACACCCCCCGATATGAGGTTGCCCGGGTCAGCGAACTTCTTCAGGCTCAACTCCTGCAACCCGTAAACGTAAATCCGGTTCAACCGCGCCTCGCAGTGGCTGATCTCAATATTATTACCGGAACGGGCCCGGCAAGGGCGGCCTTTAATGAATTTACGCCGTTGCTTGAGCGGAACAAACCCCAGTTCGTCGCTTCCGGCGTGATAGGCAACCAGAGCACCCGCGGGGACGAAGCTGTGCTCTCGGCGCTTTATGGCCGCGCTTCAGTCAGTGTCGGGCAGTTTCACTACAACACCGACGGATTTCGTCAGAACAATGATCAGAAACACAATATTTATAATGCATTCGTGCAGTATTCGGTAACTCCGCGTTTTAATGTGCAGGCCGAAGTGCGCACGCGCCAGACTGAACACGGCGATTTGTTACTGAATTTTAACCCTGCTGTTTTTACTCCAGACCGGAGAAAACTGGACGAAGATACGGCAAGGATCGGGGCGCGGTATTCGTTATCACCCAACCAGGATCTCATCCTGTCCGGGATCTATACTGATAGGAAAGAGGCTTTGATAAATGTTCCGGACAACACGTTTGCCGGAACAAATGTTACCGATACAACCACAACTAAAAGCAGAGGCTATCAAGCGGAAGCTCAATATCTTCTCCGCGGCGAACGGTACAACGTAACCACGGGGGGCGGGGCATATCAAATCGATGCGAGTAAAGGAGAAAGGCTGGATTTCGGAGTGCCATGTCCCCAGTTCATGGAGTGCAATTTAGGGCTGCGAAACTTCAGGAGGGAACGCTACAGCGGTTATCTCTACACAAATATAAATTTACCCGGAAATATCACCGGAACAATTGGTGGAAATTACGTCTCCCTGAAGGACGGCACAAATTTCGAAATCGATAAATTTAATCCGAAATTCGGGTTGCAATGGGACATTACGCGCAGGCTTCGCCTGCGGCTTGCATGGTTCGAGACGGTCAAGTCGGCTCTCATTGCGAATCCAACGCTTGAGCCTACACAGGTCGCGGGGTTCAACCAGCTATTTGATGACGTGAACGGAACGACGGCGCGACGCAGGGGAGCAGGCCTTGATGCTGTCGTATCCGAGAATTTGTACGCGGGCGTGGAAATCTCGGACCGCAACCTTGGCGTTCCATTTTTCTCGGATAATCTGACTTACAGCAGAACCGAAAGCCAACAGGAAAAACTCTATCGGGCATACCTTTACTTATTACCTCATCCATATTTCTCGGCCAAAGGCGAGTTTCAATTTGAAAAATTTGCCCGGGACGCCTCCACAACCGGACCGTATGGAATTGAAACGGCAAGCGCGCCGGTCAACGTCAGTTTCTACCATCCTTCGGGCGTATTTGCGAAAATGACGACAACATATGTTCACCAGAAAGTAAAAAGTCGTACGGGCGAAAATTCCGGGGTTGACGACTTCGTTTTGCTGGATGCGGCCGTAGGTTATCGACTGTCTAACCGACGAGGTATTTTAAGCCTGGAAGGCAGAAATCTTCTGGACGAGGATTTCTTCTACAGGAATGTCAATTTCCAGGCATCCGAACCTGTTTACTATCAACGTTTCACCCCGCATCGCACTTTGTTTTTACGTGTTACGTTAAACTTTTAA
- a CDS encoding Crp/Fnr family transcriptional regulator, giving the protein MIAPDITAERASAMLAVIKEFRHLHQTDLALVAKCCHWHHYYSGEHIVGYREDTNHTFFIVQGEIRITYYSSSGHEVILCDLPAGEMFGEVTAIDGLARSALVIAKTDSIAASMSAPDFLNLLQSNPHISLAILKRLAGQVRRLTERVFDYSTLSVRNRIHIQLLRLAKRQTAAPNMGVISPAPTHTELANLLSTHREAVTRELNALARAKLVIRESHELHILDIAKLKRMVEEARGLHRL; this is encoded by the coding sequence ATGATTGCGCCAGACATCACAGCTGAACGTGCCAGCGCAATGCTTGCGGTTATCAAGGAATTTCGGCATCTTCACCAAACAGATCTTGCGCTTGTAGCCAAATGCTGCCATTGGCATCATTACTATTCAGGGGAGCATATCGTCGGGTATCGGGAAGATACGAACCACACCTTCTTTATCGTACAAGGCGAGATTCGCATTACCTACTACTCGTCGTCCGGCCATGAAGTTATCTTATGCGACCTGCCGGCCGGCGAAATGTTTGGCGAAGTAACGGCCATTGATGGCCTTGCCCGCTCCGCCCTTGTAATTGCTAAAACAGATTCGATAGCGGCATCCATGTCCGCACCCGATTTCCTGAATCTCCTTCAATCCAACCCACATATATCACTGGCTATCCTCAAGCGTTTAGCCGGACAAGTGCGCCGTTTAACCGAGCGTGTCTTTGATTACAGCACACTTTCTGTCCGCAATCGTATTCATATCCAATTATTGCGACTTGCAAAAAGGCAAACAGCGGCGCCAAACATGGGCGTGATTTCACCAGCACCCACTCATACTGAACTTGCCAATCTTCTCAGCACCCATCGTGAAGCAGTGACTCGGGAATTGAACGCGCTGGCCCGCGCCAAACTGGTCATACGCGAATCCCATGAATTACACATACTGGATATTGCAAAGTTGAAAAGAATGGTTGAAGAAGCCCGGGGGCTCCATCGTCTCTAG
- a CDS encoding HAD-IC family P-type ATPase: protein MTRSVQPLSRAAVVRLDEIPYDFTRKCLSVLASVGGETVLVTKGAFAQVLEICDTVELSDGGIFGIAGYENAIREQYTMFSQRGLRTLGVAMKTMPGRSTIERADESPLTFIGFLAFADPPKAGVAAAIQELRSLGVALKVITGDNRLVAREVALQIGLDHTHMISGQELQQVSDEALPQLASTVNIFAEIEPNQKERIIRALREAGHVVGYLGDGINDAPALHSADVGVSVQGAVDVARETASIVLLERDLAVLAAGIREGRTTFGNTLKYVFMATSANFGNMFSMAGASLLLPFLPLLPKQILLTNLMTDLPEMSIATDRVDAEWIDRPQRWDVTFIRQFMLKFGLLSSVFDFLTFGALFFILNASPEMFRSGWFVESVVSASLIVLVVRTRRPFWQSSPSRALMLATLAVVTAAIVLPYTPLAQLFGFVPLPFLFLGVLGVIVLAYIGSAEILKREFYNGHVNRTESQLRNV from the coding sequence ATGACACGATCAGTGCAGCCGCTCAGCCGAGCGGCGGTCGTCCGCCTTGATGAGATTCCATACGACTTTACGCGGAAGTGCCTGAGTGTGCTTGCGTCTGTGGGCGGGGAGACTGTGCTGGTCACAAAGGGCGCCTTCGCCCAGGTACTTGAGATATGCGACACGGTAGAGCTGAGCGATGGCGGCATTTTTGGAATTGCTGGGTACGAAAACGCAATCCGTGAGCAATATACCATGTTCAGTCAGCGCGGATTGCGCACGCTGGGCGTTGCCATGAAGACAATGCCGGGTCGCTCGACCATCGAGCGAGCGGATGAGAGCCCCCTTACGTTCATTGGATTTCTGGCGTTTGCTGATCCACCAAAGGCCGGCGTTGCAGCCGCGATTCAGGAACTGCGGAGTCTGGGTGTGGCACTTAAAGTGATCACCGGGGATAACCGGCTGGTTGCCCGGGAGGTTGCGTTGCAAATCGGCCTGGACCATACGCACATGATCAGCGGCCAGGAGCTCCAGCAGGTTAGCGATGAAGCATTGCCGCAGCTGGCAAGCACCGTAAATATTTTTGCAGAGATCGAACCGAATCAGAAAGAGCGCATTATCCGCGCATTGCGCGAGGCGGGACATGTGGTCGGGTATCTTGGCGACGGTATCAATGACGCGCCTGCGCTTCATTCGGCAGATGTCGGTGTGTCGGTTCAGGGCGCGGTAGACGTGGCGAGAGAAACCGCCAGCATTGTGCTGCTCGAGCGAGATCTGGCAGTGCTCGCCGCGGGCATCCGGGAAGGACGTACAACTTTTGGCAACACGCTGAAGTATGTGTTTATGGCGACGAGCGCAAATTTCGGCAATATGTTCAGCATGGCGGGTGCATCACTTCTTTTACCGTTCCTGCCTCTGCTGCCGAAGCAGATCTTGCTGACCAATCTGATGACTGATCTACCCGAGATGTCTATAGCAACGGATCGCGTGGACGCCGAATGGATCGATCGTCCGCAACGTTGGGACGTTACATTCATTCGTCAATTCATGCTCAAGTTCGGCTTGCTCAGTTCCGTTTTTGACTTTCTTACCTTTGGTGCGCTGTTTTTTATTCTTAACGCATCACCTGAAATGTTCCGCAGCGGATGGTTCGTGGAATCTGTCGTTTCGGCCTCATTGATTGTTCTGGTAGTCCGGACTCGCCGTCCTTTCTGGCAAAGCAGCCCATCCAGAGCGCTCATGCTCGCAACCCTGGCTGTGGTAACGGCTGCTATAGTGCTTCCATATACGCCTCTCGCGCAGTTGTTCGGTTTCGTACCCCTGCCATTCCTTTTCCTGGGTGTCCTGGGCGTGATCGTGCTGGCATATATTGGCTCGGCAGAGATTCTGAAGCGGGAGTTTTACAATGGCCACGTCAACCGGACCGAATCCCAGCTTCGCAACGTATGA
- a CDS encoding HAD-IC family P-type ATPase has product MNVNTIPWWAKSVEETAKDIGGSMNGLTAAEAAIRLRRYGANALTVDKSSRVVSLMSRQLSSPIVLVLIAAAILSFALHDATDGLIILFIVAASALLGFWQEFYAATAIERLQKMVESQAEVVRDGCVIKVPLYEVVPGDLVQFSAGSGVPADCRLLELRDLFVNEAALTGETFPVEKILGNLSADTPMTRRTNALFQGTHVVSGTGRGLVVRTGRETQLGAILAHLRARPEETEFEQGVRQFGMLLIRVTLTLVILIFAFNVYLERPVLDSFLFALALAVGLTPELLPAIISVNLASGARRMAAKKVIVKRLVSIENFGSMDVLCSDKTGTLTEGTVRLEGAFAPDGKQSLRTLQLAAINATCQTGFRNPIDDTISAAAQPSGGRPP; this is encoded by the coding sequence GTGAACGTGAATACAATTCCATGGTGGGCGAAAAGTGTTGAGGAAACCGCAAAGGATATCGGCGGGTCAATGAACGGCCTTACGGCCGCTGAAGCCGCCATAAGGCTAAGGCGGTATGGCGCCAATGCTTTGACCGTAGATAAGTCTTCGCGGGTTGTATCCCTGATGTCGCGCCAGTTAAGTTCGCCTATCGTCCTGGTATTAATTGCTGCAGCAATCCTGTCGTTTGCCCTGCACGATGCAACCGATGGCCTCATCATTCTGTTTATAGTCGCCGCCAGTGCGCTTCTCGGCTTCTGGCAGGAATTTTATGCCGCGACAGCTATCGAACGGTTGCAGAAAATGGTGGAGTCCCAAGCCGAGGTGGTGCGGGATGGCTGCGTCATTAAAGTGCCTTTATATGAGGTAGTGCCGGGCGATCTCGTGCAATTTTCCGCTGGGTCCGGCGTTCCCGCGGACTGCCGCTTGCTGGAGCTGCGCGATCTGTTCGTGAACGAGGCGGCTTTAACCGGCGAAACCTTTCCGGTTGAGAAGATTCTCGGCAATTTGTCTGCGGATACACCAATGACGCGAAGAACCAATGCCTTGTTTCAGGGGACTCATGTGGTCAGCGGGACGGGCCGGGGTCTGGTGGTCAGGACCGGACGCGAGACGCAGCTCGGAGCCATCCTCGCCCATCTGCGAGCCCGTCCGGAGGAAACAGAGTTTGAGCAGGGCGTGCGCCAGTTCGGTATGCTGTTGATAAGGGTAACGCTGACCCTTGTTATCCTCATATTTGCCTTTAATGTTTATTTGGAAAGGCCGGTACTCGACTCCTTCCTTTTCGCATTGGCGCTCGCGGTCGGCCTGACTCCCGAATTACTGCCGGCTATCATCAGCGTCAACCTGGCGAGCGGCGCTCGCCGCATGGCCGCCAAGAAGGTTATCGTCAAGCGGTTGGTATCAATCGAGAATTTTGGCAGCATGGATGTGCTGTGTTCTGATAAAACCGGTACGCTTACGGAGGGCACGGTCCGGCTTGAGGGCGCATTCGCCCCCGACGGCAAGCAGAGCTTGCGCACGCTGCAACTCGCGGCGATCAACGCGACCTGCCAGACCGGCTTCCGCAACCCGATCGATGACACGATCAGTGCAGCCGCTCAGCCGAGCGGCGGTCGTCCGCCTTGA
- a CDS encoding phosphotransferase: MKYLGHLSTDDPLYGYLRDDIVPKLGVKTRSPEFRVYQLPASNHVYLYEDQQSQTRVIGKFFGGLPDLDPEAATRRMEREFNNLTYLRSIGFTGYPHYVARPLGRNANLNKVLMEEFCYGTSLATFILNAIRNSAREALFEKLTALAYFLASLHNRTVHERTVDFTKDSEYFDHILQNLINAGRLGPDEVREFRQLKERWVGQSCMWEDRQVLVHSDVTPPNILFGDGLWVIVIDLERMKSADRVFDLGRVVGELQHFYIQYAGNKWLAEPFIGHFLWEYACHFPDRHAAFASITRRVPFYAGLTLLRIARNGWIGGHYSRRLLDEAGKTLR, from the coding sequence ATGAAATACCTCGGCCATCTATCCACGGACGATCCTTTGTATGGGTACCTTCGGGACGATATCGTCCCGAAGCTCGGCGTCAAAACTCGTTCTCCGGAATTCCGGGTGTATCAGCTGCCGGCATCGAATCATGTGTATCTGTATGAAGATCAGCAAAGTCAGACGCGAGTCATCGGGAAATTCTTCGGCGGCCTGCCCGACCTGGACCCCGAGGCTGCTACCCGGCGCATGGAACGGGAATTCAACAATTTGACTTACTTGCGAAGTATTGGATTTACGGGTTACCCTCACTACGTAGCCAGGCCTCTGGGGCGGAACGCCAATCTGAACAAGGTGTTGATGGAGGAATTCTGCTACGGCACGTCGCTTGCCACATTCATTCTCAACGCCATCCGCAACAGCGCGCGGGAGGCGCTTTTTGAAAAACTCACCGCGCTCGCCTATTTCCTGGCGAGCCTGCACAATCGAACCGTACATGAGCGCACGGTGGACTTCACCAAGGATTCCGAATATTTCGATCATATCCTTCAAAATCTGATAAATGCAGGACGCCTCGGCCCGGACGAGGTTCGGGAATTCCGGCAGCTCAAGGAGCGTTGGGTTGGTCAAAGCTGCATGTGGGAAGATCGGCAGGTCCTCGTACACAGCGATGTCACGCCGCCCAACATCCTCTTCGGCGACGGCCTTTGGGTCATCGTTATCGATCTGGAACGGATGAAATCTGCGGACCGGGTGTTCGATCTTGGCAGGGTCGTGGGTGAGCTTCAGCACTTCTATATTCAGTACGCGGGTAACAAATGGCTGGCGGAACCCTTCATCGGGCACTTCCTGTGGGAATATGCCTGCCACTTTCCCGACCGCCATGCTGCTTTTGCATCGATCACCCGCCGTGTCCCCTTTTATGCGGGCCTCACCCTCCTCCGTATCGCGCGCAACGGGTGGATTGGCGGTCACTACAGCCGGCGGCTACTGGATGAAGCCGGCAAAACATTAAGGTAA
- a CDS encoding HAD family hydrolase, which yields MTIKGILFDLYGTLIDIETDESMDEIYRAIAHYLTYHGVYLHRGEVQKRYYHIMKQQREASGEEYAEIDVEAIWNEFLMQEGIRFGPTRGQLAKVLAQIYRAISRNRLQLYPGVKEVLNTLQASYRLALVTDAQSCYAIPELRAVGLEGYFDPVLISSRHGFRKPDSRLFSKAIDIMGLEPSEVICVGNDMFRDTYGAALLGIKTIFVDSNQGAKSFENVSPHYRARQFEDVLEGMAALERSRA from the coding sequence ATGACCATTAAGGGAATTTTATTCGATCTCTACGGAACGCTGATCGACATTGAAACAGACGAATCCATGGATGAAATATACCGCGCCATTGCCCACTACCTGACATACCACGGAGTGTATCTGCACCGCGGCGAGGTTCAGAAGCGCTATTACCACATCATGAAACAGCAGCGGGAAGCGAGTGGCGAGGAATACGCGGAAATCGACGTGGAAGCGATATGGAATGAGTTTCTGATGCAGGAAGGAATCAGGTTCGGCCCCACCCGTGGACAGTTGGCGAAGGTGCTTGCCCAGATTTATCGCGCGATATCGCGAAATCGGCTGCAACTATACCCAGGCGTAAAAGAAGTATTGAATACATTACAGGCCAGTTACCGGCTGGCGTTGGTAACAGATGCCCAATCTTGCTACGCAATCCCCGAACTCCGCGCCGTAGGGCTGGAAGGCTACTTTGACCCTGTCCTCATCTCAAGCCGTCATGGCTTCAGGAAACCCGATTCAAGGCTCTTCAGTAAGGCTATCGATATTATGGGCCTTGAGCCATCCGAGGTTATTTGCGTGGGCAACGATATGTTCCGCGACACTTACGGCGCCGCGCTGCTCGGAATCAAAACCATTTTCGTCGACTCGAATCAAGGCGCGAAATCGTTCGAAAACGTGTCGCCGCATTATCGCGCCCGGCAATTCGAAGATGTCCTCGAGGGAATGGCGGCGCTGGAGCGATCGAGAGCGTAG